Proteins encoded together in one Microbacterium oxydans window:
- a CDS encoding asparagine synthase, which yields MGRTADAIAEGVAIATAAARLAVKNHILIGTIAEDGVFDMDRYIDDAREALRAMAEESEEAAATVTALRKRARGRHSDPVGTHDYRDRDVRNLRRRAKQSTGVAVRLREIMQDRQRLAEIVEEARDAAWADVRHNLDRRLRVEGMRPDQDPDYGRMREARMQALRLVDLQALSSEQRAKVKRRKKQQKAETASD from the coding sequence GTGGGACGGACAGCGGATGCCATCGCCGAAGGCGTCGCGATCGCGACCGCTGCCGCGCGCCTCGCCGTGAAGAATCACATCCTCATCGGCACCATCGCCGAAGACGGGGTCTTCGACATGGATCGGTACATCGACGATGCGCGTGAGGCGCTGCGTGCGATGGCCGAGGAGTCGGAAGAGGCCGCCGCCACCGTGACCGCCCTGCGCAAGCGCGCCCGGGGCCGGCATTCCGATCCGGTGGGCACGCACGACTACCGCGACCGCGATGTGCGCAACCTCCGTCGCCGGGCCAAGCAGTCCACCGGTGTGGCCGTGCGCCTGCGCGAGATCATGCAGGACCGGCAGCGTCTGGCCGAGATCGTCGAGGAGGCGAGGGACGCGGCCTGGGCCGACGTGCGCCACAACCTCGATCGCCGACTGCGGGTGGAGGGCATGCGCCCCGATCAGGATCCCGACTACGGACGCATGCGCGAAGCCCGCATGCAGGCGCTGCGACTCGTCGATCTGCAGGCTCTCTCCTCGGAGCAGAGAGCGAAGGTGAAGCGCCGGAAGAAGCAGCAGAAAGCCGAGACGGCGAGCGACTGA
- a CDS encoding L-aspartate oxidase, producing MSTPERQISTTVLVIGTGGSGLRAAIEIAEHGVDVLAVGKRPRQDAHTSLAAGGINAALGTMDADDSWQQHAADTIKESYLLANPHTVEIVTQGAERGIRDLERWGMDFAREDDGRISQRFFGAHTFRRTAFAGDYTGLEIQRTLVRKAEQLDVPILDHVYITRLLVRDNVVFGAYGFDQADGTRYLIHADAVILAAGGHNRIWRRTSSRRDENTGDSFRLAVDAGARLRDPELVQFHPSGIIEPESAAGTLISEAARGEGGILRNALGERFMSKYDPERMELSTRDRVALAAYTEIQEGRGTENGGVWLDVSHLPRETIMTRLPRVYQTMMELQMLDITTDPIEIAPTAHYSMGGVWVRPEDHQTDVEGLYAIGEASSGLHGANRLGGNSLIELLVYGRIVGQAAMEHAAGLDAQRRSAEAVAAARAEIDDLLSAEGRENVRALQRAIRNLMTEYAGVVRSEEGLRAGLADLDMIEGRMEDIGIHPDIAGFQDLAHAFDLKASALAARATLEAALERRETRGCHNRSDFPDSDPTLQVNLVWSPTEGVTREAIPEIPAEIAELMREVDTAGKLVE from the coding sequence ATGTCTACCCCCGAACGTCAGATATCCACCACCGTCCTCGTCATCGGCACCGGCGGCTCCGGGCTGCGGGCGGCGATCGAGATCGCCGAACACGGCGTCGATGTGCTCGCCGTCGGCAAACGCCCCCGACAGGATGCGCACACGTCTCTGGCGGCCGGTGGCATCAACGCGGCGCTCGGCACGATGGATGCGGACGACAGCTGGCAGCAGCACGCGGCCGACACCATCAAGGAGAGCTACCTGCTCGCCAACCCGCACACGGTCGAGATCGTCACGCAGGGCGCCGAGCGCGGCATCCGCGACCTCGAGCGCTGGGGCATGGACTTCGCCCGCGAGGACGACGGGCGCATCTCGCAGCGGTTCTTCGGTGCGCACACGTTCCGCCGCACGGCCTTCGCCGGCGACTACACGGGCCTCGAGATCCAGCGCACGCTCGTGCGCAAGGCCGAGCAGCTCGACGTCCCGATCCTCGACCACGTCTACATCACGCGCCTGCTCGTGCGCGACAACGTGGTGTTCGGCGCCTACGGCTTCGACCAGGCGGACGGCACCCGGTACCTGATCCACGCGGATGCCGTCATCCTCGCCGCCGGAGGGCACAACCGCATCTGGCGGCGCACCTCCTCCCGCCGTGACGAGAACACCGGCGACTCCTTCCGCCTCGCGGTCGACGCCGGCGCCCGGCTGCGCGATCCCGAGCTCGTGCAGTTCCACCCGTCCGGCATCATCGAGCCCGAGAGCGCCGCGGGCACGCTCATCTCGGAGGCCGCCCGCGGCGAGGGTGGCATCCTCCGCAACGCCCTCGGCGAGCGGTTCATGTCGAAGTACGACCCCGAGCGCATGGAGCTGTCGACCCGTGACCGCGTCGCGCTCGCCGCGTACACCGAGATCCAGGAGGGACGCGGCACCGAGAACGGCGGCGTCTGGCTCGACGTCTCGCACCTGCCGCGCGAGACGATCATGACCCGTCTGCCCCGCGTCTACCAGACGATGATGGAGCTGCAGATGCTCGACATCACGACCGATCCGATCGAGATCGCCCCCACCGCGCACTACTCGATGGGCGGCGTCTGGGTGCGCCCGGAGGATCACCAGACAGATGTGGAGGGGCTCTACGCGATCGGCGAGGCCTCGAGCGGGCTCCACGGGGCGAACCGTCTCGGTGGCAACTCTCTCATCGAGCTACTCGTCTACGGGCGGATCGTCGGGCAGGCGGCCATGGAGCATGCCGCCGGTCTCGACGCGCAGCGACGGTCGGCCGAGGCCGTGGCCGCAGCACGCGCCGAGATCGACGACCTGCTGTCCGCCGAGGGGCGCGAGAACGTCCGCGCCCTGCAGCGCGCGATCCGCAACCTCATGACCGAGTACGCCGGCGTGGTCCGCTCGGAGGAGGGGCTGCGCGCCGGACTCGCCGACCTCGACATGATCGAGGGCCGTATGGAGGACATCGGCATCCACCCGGACATCGCCGGTTTCCAGGACCTCGCGCACGCGTTCGACCTCAAGGCCTCGGCGCTCGCCGCCCGCGCCACCCTGGAGGCCGCGCTGGAGCGTCGGGAGACGCGCGGATGCCACAACCGCAGCGACTTCCCCGACAGCGACCCGACGCTGCAGGTGAACCTCGTGTGGTCGCCGACCGAGGGCGTCACCCGCGAGGCGATTCCGGAGATCCCCGCGGAGATCGCCGAGCTCATGCGCGAGGTCGACACCGCGGGCAAGCTCGTCGAGTAG
- a CDS encoding SDR family NAD(P)-dependent oxidoreductase: MKHLDLAGSTTVITGAANGMGADIARLLAARGAHLALLDHDGAALATVAAELRDTRVTTHVVDLRDDEAVFAAADEITAAHPRISALITCAGSSMLGDLDQLTMEEMRWLTDVNLWGTVSITKALLPALRAAPAAHITHLASVYALAAPAGRIPYAMSKYAVRAFSEALRHELEGTSVSVGAVYPAGVRTGIILHGRYAAAIDPAVAARAASAQAAMYHTEPADAAARIVRATERRAARTMVGREARLIDVLTRIAPSSYWRVMRRPLREAIDTTTPAT; the protein is encoded by the coding sequence ATGAAACACCTCGATCTCGCCGGCAGCACCACCGTGATCACCGGAGCCGCGAACGGCATGGGTGCCGACATCGCGCGACTCCTGGCTGCGCGCGGCGCGCACCTCGCCCTGCTCGATCACGACGGCGCGGCGCTCGCGACCGTGGCCGCGGAACTCCGCGACACCCGCGTGACCACGCACGTCGTCGACCTCCGCGACGACGAGGCGGTGTTCGCGGCGGCGGACGAGATCACGGCGGCGCACCCGCGGATCAGCGCCCTGATCACGTGCGCGGGATCCTCGATGCTGGGCGACCTCGATCAGCTCACGATGGAGGAGATGCGCTGGCTGACCGACGTGAACCTCTGGGGCACCGTCTCGATCACCAAGGCGTTGCTGCCCGCCCTCCGCGCCGCACCGGCCGCGCACATCACGCACCTGGCCAGCGTCTACGCCCTCGCGGCGCCGGCCGGGCGGATCCCCTACGCGATGAGCAAGTACGCGGTGCGGGCGTTCTCCGAGGCGCTGCGGCACGAGCTGGAGGGCACCTCGGTCAGCGTGGGCGCCGTCTACCCCGCGGGCGTGCGCACCGGGATCATCCTGCACGGTCGGTACGCGGCCGCGATCGATCCCGCGGTCGCCGCGCGGGCAGCCTCCGCGCAGGCCGCGATGTACCACACGGAGCCGGCGGACGCCGCGGCGCGCATCGTGCGGGCGACCGAGCGACGGGCCGCGCGCACCATGGTCGGACGCGAGGCCCGGCTCATCGACGTCCTCACCCGCATCGCCCCGTCGTCGTACTGGCGCGTGATGCGACGCCCGCTGCGCGAGGCCATCGACACCACCACACCGGCCACCTGA
- a CDS encoding LysR family transcriptional regulator, giving the protein MNLEQLRGFVEVARLGHFTRASEHLHLAQPSLSRQISTLERELGAELFHRARGHIALTAAGETLLPRAQRMLAEADAIRDEMGELAGLRRGRVRLGAPPTLCISLVAEAISSFHAAHPDVDLHLTEGGSRLLVEQLAVGAVDIALITASEGLPPAGVSLTRTPLLTEELVVVSAASEPPLSTRPHIDLEQLAALPLIVFDESYELRATTDTVFRAAGLTPNRVLEGAEMDSVLRFVERGLGVAIVPAMVLLDRPALRSVRLSHPLMTRTVSLAHRSDVTPAVAVSAMRKAILSTAAAVARRDAAITSLI; this is encoded by the coding sequence ATGAACCTCGAGCAGCTCCGCGGGTTCGTCGAGGTCGCGCGTCTCGGACACTTCACCCGCGCCTCCGAGCACCTGCACCTGGCCCAGCCGTCGCTGAGCCGGCAGATCTCCACGCTCGAGCGCGAGCTCGGCGCCGAGCTGTTCCACCGCGCACGCGGCCACATCGCCCTCACGGCCGCCGGCGAGACGCTCCTCCCCCGCGCCCAGCGCATGCTCGCCGAGGCCGATGCCATCCGCGACGAGATGGGCGAGCTGGCCGGCCTCCGCCGCGGACGGGTGCGCCTCGGCGCTCCGCCCACCCTGTGCATCAGCCTCGTCGCCGAGGCGATCAGCTCGTTCCACGCCGCGCACCCCGACGTCGACCTGCACCTGACTGAGGGCGGCTCCCGCCTCCTGGTCGAGCAGCTGGCCGTCGGCGCGGTCGACATCGCCCTCATCACGGCCTCCGAGGGACTGCCGCCGGCCGGCGTCAGCCTGACCCGCACTCCGCTGCTCACGGAGGAGCTGGTCGTCGTCTCCGCCGCCTCCGAGCCTCCGCTGTCCACCCGCCCGCACATCGACCTGGAGCAGCTCGCCGCGCTGCCGCTCATCGTGTTCGACGAGAGCTACGAGCTGCGGGCGACCACGGACACGGTGTTCCGCGCCGCCGGCCTCACTCCGAACCGGGTCCTGGAGGGAGCCGAGATGGACAGCGTGCTCCGCTTCGTCGAACGCGGGCTCGGCGTCGCGATCGTCCCGGCCATGGTGCTGCTCGACCGCCCCGCCCTGCGTTCGGTGCGCCTCTCCCACCCGCTGATGACCCGTACCGTGAGTCTGGCCCATCGCTCCGATGTCACGCCCGCCGTTGCCGTGTCGGCCATGCGGAAGGCGATCCTGTCGACCGCCGCCGCGGTGGCGCGACGCGATGCCGCGATCACGAGCCTGATCTAG
- a CDS encoding GntR family transcriptional regulator produces MGRSGELESVRVTRILRDDIVLGRRVPGSRLVERDIAAELNVSRLPVREAIRTLVAEGVVVARPRTWAVVREFTDRDIQDFAEVREAIETLIFVFAAERHDADGIARIRAAYERELAAANADDSEAARIAAAEFHEIAVELAANEMLGELIAVFLTRLRWLFGQHDDLLAMADEHRIILEAMTARDTVALRRIVPAHLASGQAAAQRRLAKAADLVV; encoded by the coding sequence ATGGGGAGAAGCGGCGAACTCGAGTCGGTGCGGGTCACGCGCATCCTGCGTGACGACATCGTCCTCGGACGTCGTGTGCCGGGGTCGCGTCTCGTCGAGCGTGACATCGCCGCGGAGCTGAACGTGTCGCGGCTCCCCGTGCGCGAAGCCATCCGCACACTCGTCGCGGAGGGCGTCGTCGTCGCCCGCCCTCGCACCTGGGCCGTCGTCCGCGAGTTCACCGATCGTGACATCCAGGACTTCGCCGAAGTGCGGGAGGCCATCGAGACGCTGATCTTCGTCTTCGCGGCCGAGCGGCACGACGCGGACGGCATCGCCCGCATCCGTGCGGCCTACGAGCGCGAGCTCGCCGCAGCGAATGCCGACGACTCGGAGGCCGCCCGGATCGCGGCCGCGGAGTTCCACGAGATCGCCGTCGAGCTCGCTGCGAACGAGATGCTCGGTGAGCTCATCGCGGTGTTCCTCACCCGACTGCGCTGGCTGTTCGGCCAGCATGACGATCTGCTCGCGATGGCGGACGAGCACCGCATCATCCTCGAGGCGATGACCGCGCGGGACACGGTCGCGCTGCGCCGGATCGTCCCCGCGCACCTGGCGAGCGGGCAGGCCGCGGCCCAGCGGCGCCTCGCGAAGGCCGCCGACCTGGTCGTCTGA